In Scleropages formosus chromosome 18, fSclFor1.1, whole genome shotgun sequence, one DNA window encodes the following:
- the lrrfip2 gene encoding leucine-rich repeat flightless-interacting protein 2 isoform X4, with product MATPGSGRKRAPIKDRFSAEDEALSSIAREAEARLAAKRAARAEARDIRMRELERQQKELDEKSDKQFTEAYSRPSSRCTTPALSASSLASLGGTSSRRGSGDTGSLMDPDASLGELRDIYELKDQIEDVEGRYMQGLKELKDSLTEVEEKYKKAMVSNAQLDNEKANLIYQVDTLKDVIEVMEEHMAELHREVEEKSKELERQKHLCTVLQHKQEELKEGIRQRDDLIEENQRIQQQLDSLTRELFDLQETINWKDKKIGALERQKEYFDCIRNERDELRDELADLKGKTKLPEKHGLVVIPEGTPNGDVGHELMGGAITVVTQEAAQVLEAAGEGPLDVRLRKLAEEKEELLTQIRKLKMQLEEERQKSSKMESVFTDAERLENGTDLHLIELQRDANRQISEYKFKLSKAEQEMATMEQNISRLEGQVSRYKAAADNSEKIEDELKVEKRKLQRELRTALDKIEEMEMTNSHLVKRLEKMKANRNALLSQQ from the exons ATGGCAACGCCGGGGTCGGGACGCAAACGCGCTCCCATCAAGGACCGCTTCTCGGCTGAGGATGAGGCCCTAAGCAGCATCGCCCGCGAG GCCGAGGCCCGGTTGGCAGCGAAGCGGGCGGCGCGCGCAGAAGCCCGAGACATCCGTATGCGGGAGCTGGAGCGGCAGCAAAAAGAG CTGGATGAGAAGAGCGACAAGCAGTTCACGGAGGCCTACAGCCGG CCATCCTCCCGCTGCACCACACCAGCTCTGTCGGCCTCCAGCCTGGCGTCGCTGGGCGGCACCTCGTCACGGAGGGGCAGCGGAGACACGGGCAGCCTGATGGACCCCGATGCCTCGCTCGGTGAACTCAGG GACATCTATGAGCTGAAGGACCAGATAGAGGATGTGGAGGGTCGCTACATGCAGGGGCTCAAAGAGCTCAAG GACTCTCTGACTGAGGTGGAGGAGAAATACAAGAAGGCTATGGTGTCCAATGCTCAGCTGGACAATGAGAAGGCCAACCTCATCTACCAGGTGGACACGCTAAAGGACGTGATTGAGGTGATGGAGGAGCATATGGCTGAGCTGCACcgagaggtggaggagaagtCTAAG gagctggagagacAGAAGCACCTGTGCACCGTGTTACAGCACAAACAGGAGGAGTTGAAGGAGGGCATCCGACAGAGAGATGATCTGATTGAG GAGAACCAGCGCATCCAGCAACAGCTGGACTCCCTCACCAGGGAGCTCTTTGACCTGCAAGAAACCATTAACTGGAAGGACAAAAAGATTGGG GCCCTTGAGAGACAGAAGGAGTACTTTGACTGCATTAGGAATGAGAGGGATGAGCTCAGAGATGAGCTGGCCGACCTCAAGGGGAAGACCAAGTTGCCCGAG AAACACGGCCTAGTGGTCATCCCGGAGGGAACTCCCAACGGGGACGTGGGCCATGAGCTGATGGGCGGAGCCATTACTGTGGTCACACAGGAGGCGGCGCAAGTCCTTGAGGCGGCTGGAGAGGGTCCGCTAG atGTGAGGCTAAGGAAGCTGGccgaggagaaggaggagctccTGACACAG ATCAGAAAGCTGAAgatgcagctggaggaggagcggcaAAAGAGCTCCAAGATGGAGAGTGTGTTCACAGACGCAGAGCGCCTCGAGAACGGCACGGACCTGCACTTGATAGAGCTGCAGA GAGATGCGAATCGCCAGATTAGTGAGTACAAGTTCAAGCTCTCAAAGGCGGAGCAGGAAATGGCCACAATGGAGCAGAAT ATCAGCAGACTTGAGGGACAGGTGTCCAGATACAAGGCGGCTGCGGACAACTCCGAGAAGATCGAGGACGAGCTCAAGGTGGAGAAGAGAAAGCTTCAGCGAGAG CTGCGCACAGCGCTGGACAAGATTGAGGAGATGGAGATGACCAACAGCCACCTGGTGAAGCGCCTGGAGAAGATGAAGGCCAACCGCAACGCCCTGCTCTCGCAGCAGTGA
- the lrrfip2 gene encoding leucine-rich repeat flightless-interacting protein 2 isoform X3: MATPGSGRKRAPIKDRFSAEDEALSSIAREAEARLAAKRAARAEARDIRMRELERQQKESHQLSSSRKWGQIHQWMVDSEMATLSHRSAGHRRRGLADDSASLHSVGSYRSSSSSSLRDVGSSHRSRAETSRRRDLMLDGTSSRSSMRSSRSSTSLYSESHSAKTPVSSSSRKDLLSGLYHDKRNYSSLKSSKALPSYQPRSSSLYSAPPMSSLSHRAPPTALPMAPPTPPTPSMTRSYSLASLYDDGLYGSYSSRTPSECSWYSSTESSTRSSPASSSDDDSSSTVSQEHPGCGRRGSVCSDFSGISETAADYFSRSNRRGSIVSDLDELSIADLDSLDEKSDKQFTEAYSRPSSRCTTPALSASSLASLGGTSSRRGSGDTGSLMDPDASLGELRDSLTEVEEKYKKAMVSNAQLDNEKANLIYQVDTLKDVIEVMEEHMAELHREVEEKSKELERQKHLCTVLQHKQEELKEGIRQRDDLIEENQRIQQQLDSLTRELFDLQETINWKDKKIGALERQKEYFDCIRNERDELRDELADLKGKTKLPEKHGLVVIPEGTPNGDVGHELMGGAITVVTQEAAQVLEAAGEGPLDVRLRKLAEEKEELLTQIRKLKMQLEEERQKSSKMESVFTDAERLENGTDLHLIELQRDANRQISEYKFKLSKAEQEMATMEQNISRLEGQVSRYKAAADNSEKIEDELKVEKRKLQRELRTALDKIEEMEMTNSHLVKRLEKMKANRNALLSQQ; this comes from the exons ATGGCAACGCCGGGGTCGGGACGCAAACGCGCTCCCATCAAGGACCGCTTCTCGGCTGAGGATGAGGCCCTAAGCAGCATCGCCCGCGAG GCCGAGGCCCGGTTGGCAGCGAAGCGGGCGGCGCGCGCAGAAGCCCGAGACATCCGTATGCGGGAGCTGGAGCGGCAGCAAAAAGAG TCTCACCAGCTGTCCTCCAGCAGGAAGTGGGGTCAGATCCACCAGTGGATG GTGGATTCAGAGATGGCCACGCTGTCTCACAGGTCGGCCGGTCACCGGCGCAGG GGACTCGCTGATGACTCAGCATCACTGCACAGTGTTGGCAGCTACAGG tcatcttcctcttcttcgCTGCGGGACGTGGGCAGCTCTCATCGGAGCCGAGCAGAGACCTCGCGCAGACGGGAccttatg CTTGATGGCACCTCCAGCAGGTCGTCTATGAGAAGCTCTCGATCATCA ACTTCTCTGTACAGCGAATCCCACAGCGCGAAGACCCCGGTGTCCAGCAGCTCCCGGAAGGACCTCCTG AGTGGACTGTACCATGACAAGAGGAACTACAGCAGTCTCAAGAGCTCTAAGGCCCTTCCCTCCTACCAGCCTCGG tcGTCTTCACTCTACAGCGCCCCCCCAATGAGTAGCCTCAGTCACCGG GCCCCCCCTACAGCCCTGCCTATGgccccacccacaccccccactcctAGCATGACACGGAGCTACAGCCTG GCCTCTCTGTATGATGACGGTCTCTATGGCTCGTACAGCTCCAGGACT CCCTCTGAGTGCAGCTGGTACTCCTCTACAGAGAGCTCAACACGGAGCAGCCCAGCG TCCTCTTCAGACGACGACTCCTCCAGCACTGTGTCCCAGGAGCACCCCGGTTGCGGACGGAGGGGCAGCGTG TGCTCGGACTTCTCTGGCATCAGTGAGACGGCAGCCGACTATTTCAGCCGCTCCAACCGCAGGGGCAGCATCGTGTCCGACCTGGACGAGCTCAGCATTGCGGACCTGGATAGC CTGGATGAGAAGAGCGACAAGCAGTTCACGGAGGCCTACAGCCGG CCATCCTCCCGCTGCACCACACCAGCTCTGTCGGCCTCCAGCCTGGCGTCGCTGGGCGGCACCTCGTCACGGAGGGGCAGCGGAGACACGGGCAGCCTGATGGACCCCGATGCCTCGCTCGGTGAACTCAGG GACTCTCTGACTGAGGTGGAGGAGAAATACAAGAAGGCTATGGTGTCCAATGCTCAGCTGGACAATGAGAAGGCCAACCTCATCTACCAGGTGGACACGCTAAAGGACGTGATTGAGGTGATGGAGGAGCATATGGCTGAGCTGCACcgagaggtggaggagaagtCTAAG gagctggagagacAGAAGCACCTGTGCACCGTGTTACAGCACAAACAGGAGGAGTTGAAGGAGGGCATCCGACAGAGAGATGATCTGATTGAG GAGAACCAGCGCATCCAGCAACAGCTGGACTCCCTCACCAGGGAGCTCTTTGACCTGCAAGAAACCATTAACTGGAAGGACAAAAAGATTGGG GCCCTTGAGAGACAGAAGGAGTACTTTGACTGCATTAGGAATGAGAGGGATGAGCTCAGAGATGAGCTGGCCGACCTCAAGGGGAAGACCAAGTTGCCCGAG AAACACGGCCTAGTGGTCATCCCGGAGGGAACTCCCAACGGGGACGTGGGCCATGAGCTGATGGGCGGAGCCATTACTGTGGTCACACAGGAGGCGGCGCAAGTCCTTGAGGCGGCTGGAGAGGGTCCGCTAG atGTGAGGCTAAGGAAGCTGGccgaggagaaggaggagctccTGACACAG ATCAGAAAGCTGAAgatgcagctggaggaggagcggcaAAAGAGCTCCAAGATGGAGAGTGTGTTCACAGACGCAGAGCGCCTCGAGAACGGCACGGACCTGCACTTGATAGAGCTGCAGA GAGATGCGAATCGCCAGATTAGTGAGTACAAGTTCAAGCTCTCAAAGGCGGAGCAGGAAATGGCCACAATGGAGCAGAAT ATCAGCAGACTTGAGGGACAGGTGTCCAGATACAAGGCGGCTGCGGACAACTCCGAGAAGATCGAGGACGAGCTCAAGGTGGAGAAGAGAAAGCTTCAGCGAGAG CTGCGCACAGCGCTGGACAAGATTGAGGAGATGGAGATGACCAACAGCCACCTGGTGAAGCGCCTGGAGAAGATGAAGGCCAACCGCAACGCCCTGCTCTCGCAGCAGTGA
- the lrrfip2 gene encoding leucine-rich repeat flightless-interacting protein 2 isoform X7 has protein sequence MATPGSGRKRAPIKDRFSAEDEALSSIAREAEARLAAKRAARAEARDIRMRELERQQKELDEKSDKQFTEAYSRPSSRCTTPALSASSLASLGGTSSRRGSGDTGSLMDPDASLGELRDSLTEVEEKYKKAMVSNAQLDNEKANLIYQVDTLKDVIEVMEEHMAELHREVEEKSKELERQKHLCTVLQHKQEELKEGIRQRDDLIEKHGLVVIPEGTPNGDVGHELMGGAITVVTQEAAQVLEAAGEGPLDVRLRKLAEEKEELLTQIRKLKMQLEEERQKSSKMESVFTDAERLENGTDLHLIELQRDANRQISEYKFKLSKAEQEMATMEQNISRLEGQVSRYKAAADNSEKIEDELKVEKRKLQRELRTALDKIEEMEMTNSHLVKRLEKMKANRNALLSQQ, from the exons ATGGCAACGCCGGGGTCGGGACGCAAACGCGCTCCCATCAAGGACCGCTTCTCGGCTGAGGATGAGGCCCTAAGCAGCATCGCCCGCGAG GCCGAGGCCCGGTTGGCAGCGAAGCGGGCGGCGCGCGCAGAAGCCCGAGACATCCGTATGCGGGAGCTGGAGCGGCAGCAAAAAGAG CTGGATGAGAAGAGCGACAAGCAGTTCACGGAGGCCTACAGCCGG CCATCCTCCCGCTGCACCACACCAGCTCTGTCGGCCTCCAGCCTGGCGTCGCTGGGCGGCACCTCGTCACGGAGGGGCAGCGGAGACACGGGCAGCCTGATGGACCCCGATGCCTCGCTCGGTGAACTCAGG GACTCTCTGACTGAGGTGGAGGAGAAATACAAGAAGGCTATGGTGTCCAATGCTCAGCTGGACAATGAGAAGGCCAACCTCATCTACCAGGTGGACACGCTAAAGGACGTGATTGAGGTGATGGAGGAGCATATGGCTGAGCTGCACcgagaggtggaggagaagtCTAAG gagctggagagacAGAAGCACCTGTGCACCGTGTTACAGCACAAACAGGAGGAGTTGAAGGAGGGCATCCGACAGAGAGATGATCTGATTGAG AAACACGGCCTAGTGGTCATCCCGGAGGGAACTCCCAACGGGGACGTGGGCCATGAGCTGATGGGCGGAGCCATTACTGTGGTCACACAGGAGGCGGCGCAAGTCCTTGAGGCGGCTGGAGAGGGTCCGCTAG atGTGAGGCTAAGGAAGCTGGccgaggagaaggaggagctccTGACACAG ATCAGAAAGCTGAAgatgcagctggaggaggagcggcaAAAGAGCTCCAAGATGGAGAGTGTGTTCACAGACGCAGAGCGCCTCGAGAACGGCACGGACCTGCACTTGATAGAGCTGCAGA GAGATGCGAATCGCCAGATTAGTGAGTACAAGTTCAAGCTCTCAAAGGCGGAGCAGGAAATGGCCACAATGGAGCAGAAT ATCAGCAGACTTGAGGGACAGGTGTCCAGATACAAGGCGGCTGCGGACAACTCCGAGAAGATCGAGGACGAGCTCAAGGTGGAGAAGAGAAAGCTTCAGCGAGAG CTGCGCACAGCGCTGGACAAGATTGAGGAGATGGAGATGACCAACAGCCACCTGGTGAAGCGCCTGGAGAAGATGAAGGCCAACCGCAACGCCCTGCTCTCGCAGCAGTGA
- the lrrfip2 gene encoding leucine-rich repeat flightless-interacting protein 2 isoform X2 has protein sequence MATPGSGRKRAPIKDRFSAEDEALSSIAREAEARLAAKRAARAEARDIRMRELERQQKESHQLSSSRKWGQIHQWMVDSEMATLSHRSAGHRRRGLADDSASLHSVGSYRSSSSSSLRDVGSSHRSRAETSRRRDLMLDGTSSRSSMRSSRSSTSLYSESHSAKTPVSSSSRKDLLSGLYHDKRNYSSLKSSKALPSYQPRSSSLYSAPPMSSLSHRAPPTALPMAPPTPPTPSMTRSYSLASLYDDGLYGSYSSRTPSECSWYSSTESSTRSSPACSDFSGISETAADYFSRSNRRGSIVSDLDELSIADLDSLDEKSDKQFTEAYSRPSSRCTTPALSASSLASLGGTSSRRGSGDTGSLMDPDASLGELRDIYELKDQIEDVEGRYMQGLKELKDSLTEVEEKYKKAMVSNAQLDNEKANLIYQVDTLKDVIEVMEEHMAELHREVEEKSKELERQKHLCTVLQHKQEELKEGIRQRDDLIEENQRIQQQLDSLTRELFDLQETINWKDKKIGALERQKEYFDCIRNERDELRDELADLKGKTKLPEKHGLVVIPEGTPNGDVGHELMGGAITVVTQEAAQVLEAAGEGPLDVRLRKLAEEKEELLTQIRKLKMQLEEERQKSSKMESVFTDAERLENGTDLHLIELQRDANRQISEYKFKLSKAEQEMATMEQNISRLEGQVSRYKAAADNSEKIEDELKVEKRKLQRELRTALDKIEEMEMTNSHLVKRLEKMKANRNALLSQQ, from the exons ATGGCAACGCCGGGGTCGGGACGCAAACGCGCTCCCATCAAGGACCGCTTCTCGGCTGAGGATGAGGCCCTAAGCAGCATCGCCCGCGAG GCCGAGGCCCGGTTGGCAGCGAAGCGGGCGGCGCGCGCAGAAGCCCGAGACATCCGTATGCGGGAGCTGGAGCGGCAGCAAAAAGAG TCTCACCAGCTGTCCTCCAGCAGGAAGTGGGGTCAGATCCACCAGTGGATG GTGGATTCAGAGATGGCCACGCTGTCTCACAGGTCGGCCGGTCACCGGCGCAGG GGACTCGCTGATGACTCAGCATCACTGCACAGTGTTGGCAGCTACAGG tcatcttcctcttcttcgCTGCGGGACGTGGGCAGCTCTCATCGGAGCCGAGCAGAGACCTCGCGCAGACGGGAccttatg CTTGATGGCACCTCCAGCAGGTCGTCTATGAGAAGCTCTCGATCATCA ACTTCTCTGTACAGCGAATCCCACAGCGCGAAGACCCCGGTGTCCAGCAGCTCCCGGAAGGACCTCCTG AGTGGACTGTACCATGACAAGAGGAACTACAGCAGTCTCAAGAGCTCTAAGGCCCTTCCCTCCTACCAGCCTCGG tcGTCTTCACTCTACAGCGCCCCCCCAATGAGTAGCCTCAGTCACCGG GCCCCCCCTACAGCCCTGCCTATGgccccacccacaccccccactcctAGCATGACACGGAGCTACAGCCTG GCCTCTCTGTATGATGACGGTCTCTATGGCTCGTACAGCTCCAGGACT CCCTCTGAGTGCAGCTGGTACTCCTCTACAGAGAGCTCAACACGGAGCAGCCCAGCG TGCTCGGACTTCTCTGGCATCAGTGAGACGGCAGCCGACTATTTCAGCCGCTCCAACCGCAGGGGCAGCATCGTGTCCGACCTGGACGAGCTCAGCATTGCGGACCTGGATAGC CTGGATGAGAAGAGCGACAAGCAGTTCACGGAGGCCTACAGCCGG CCATCCTCCCGCTGCACCACACCAGCTCTGTCGGCCTCCAGCCTGGCGTCGCTGGGCGGCACCTCGTCACGGAGGGGCAGCGGAGACACGGGCAGCCTGATGGACCCCGATGCCTCGCTCGGTGAACTCAGG GACATCTATGAGCTGAAGGACCAGATAGAGGATGTGGAGGGTCGCTACATGCAGGGGCTCAAAGAGCTCAAG GACTCTCTGACTGAGGTGGAGGAGAAATACAAGAAGGCTATGGTGTCCAATGCTCAGCTGGACAATGAGAAGGCCAACCTCATCTACCAGGTGGACACGCTAAAGGACGTGATTGAGGTGATGGAGGAGCATATGGCTGAGCTGCACcgagaggtggaggagaagtCTAAG gagctggagagacAGAAGCACCTGTGCACCGTGTTACAGCACAAACAGGAGGAGTTGAAGGAGGGCATCCGACAGAGAGATGATCTGATTGAG GAGAACCAGCGCATCCAGCAACAGCTGGACTCCCTCACCAGGGAGCTCTTTGACCTGCAAGAAACCATTAACTGGAAGGACAAAAAGATTGGG GCCCTTGAGAGACAGAAGGAGTACTTTGACTGCATTAGGAATGAGAGGGATGAGCTCAGAGATGAGCTGGCCGACCTCAAGGGGAAGACCAAGTTGCCCGAG AAACACGGCCTAGTGGTCATCCCGGAGGGAACTCCCAACGGGGACGTGGGCCATGAGCTGATGGGCGGAGCCATTACTGTGGTCACACAGGAGGCGGCGCAAGTCCTTGAGGCGGCTGGAGAGGGTCCGCTAG atGTGAGGCTAAGGAAGCTGGccgaggagaaggaggagctccTGACACAG ATCAGAAAGCTGAAgatgcagctggaggaggagcggcaAAAGAGCTCCAAGATGGAGAGTGTGTTCACAGACGCAGAGCGCCTCGAGAACGGCACGGACCTGCACTTGATAGAGCTGCAGA GAGATGCGAATCGCCAGATTAGTGAGTACAAGTTCAAGCTCTCAAAGGCGGAGCAGGAAATGGCCACAATGGAGCAGAAT ATCAGCAGACTTGAGGGACAGGTGTCCAGATACAAGGCGGCTGCGGACAACTCCGAGAAGATCGAGGACGAGCTCAAGGTGGAGAAGAGAAAGCTTCAGCGAGAG CTGCGCACAGCGCTGGACAAGATTGAGGAGATGGAGATGACCAACAGCCACCTGGTGAAGCGCCTGGAGAAGATGAAGGCCAACCGCAACGCCCTGCTCTCGCAGCAGTGA
- the lrrfip2 gene encoding leucine-rich repeat flightless-interacting protein 2 isoform X1 yields the protein MATPGSGRKRAPIKDRFSAEDEALSSIAREAEARLAAKRAARAEARDIRMRELERQQKESHQLSSSRKWGQIHQWMVDSEMATLSHRSAGHRRRGLADDSASLHSVGSYRSSSSSSLRDVGSSHRSRAETSRRRDLMLDGTSSRSSMRSSRSSTSLYSESHSAKTPVSSSSRKDLLSGLYHDKRNYSSLKSSKALPSYQPRSSSLYSAPPMSSLSHRAPPTALPMAPPTPPTPSMTRSYSLASLYDDGLYGSYSSRTPSECSWYSSTESSTRSSPASSSDDDSSSTVSQEHPGCGRRGSVCSDFSGISETAADYFSRSNRRGSIVSDLDELSIADLDSLDEKSDKQFTEAYSRPSSRCTTPALSASSLASLGGTSSRRGSGDTGSLMDPDASLGELRDIYELKDQIEDVEGRYMQGLKELKDSLTEVEEKYKKAMVSNAQLDNEKANLIYQVDTLKDVIEVMEEHMAELHREVEEKSKELERQKHLCTVLQHKQEELKEGIRQRDDLIEENQRIQQQLDSLTRELFDLQETINWKDKKIGALERQKEYFDCIRNERDELRDELADLKGKTKLPEKHGLVVIPEGTPNGDVGHELMGGAITVVTQEAAQVLEAAGEGPLDVRLRKLAEEKEELLTQIRKLKMQLEEERQKSSKMESVFTDAERLENGTDLHLIELQRDANRQISEYKFKLSKAEQEMATMEQNISRLEGQVSRYKAAADNSEKIEDELKVEKRKLQRELRTALDKIEEMEMTNSHLVKRLEKMKANRNALLSQQ from the exons ATGGCAACGCCGGGGTCGGGACGCAAACGCGCTCCCATCAAGGACCGCTTCTCGGCTGAGGATGAGGCCCTAAGCAGCATCGCCCGCGAG GCCGAGGCCCGGTTGGCAGCGAAGCGGGCGGCGCGCGCAGAAGCCCGAGACATCCGTATGCGGGAGCTGGAGCGGCAGCAAAAAGAG TCTCACCAGCTGTCCTCCAGCAGGAAGTGGGGTCAGATCCACCAGTGGATG GTGGATTCAGAGATGGCCACGCTGTCTCACAGGTCGGCCGGTCACCGGCGCAGG GGACTCGCTGATGACTCAGCATCACTGCACAGTGTTGGCAGCTACAGG tcatcttcctcttcttcgCTGCGGGACGTGGGCAGCTCTCATCGGAGCCGAGCAGAGACCTCGCGCAGACGGGAccttatg CTTGATGGCACCTCCAGCAGGTCGTCTATGAGAAGCTCTCGATCATCA ACTTCTCTGTACAGCGAATCCCACAGCGCGAAGACCCCGGTGTCCAGCAGCTCCCGGAAGGACCTCCTG AGTGGACTGTACCATGACAAGAGGAACTACAGCAGTCTCAAGAGCTCTAAGGCCCTTCCCTCCTACCAGCCTCGG tcGTCTTCACTCTACAGCGCCCCCCCAATGAGTAGCCTCAGTCACCGG GCCCCCCCTACAGCCCTGCCTATGgccccacccacaccccccactcctAGCATGACACGGAGCTACAGCCTG GCCTCTCTGTATGATGACGGTCTCTATGGCTCGTACAGCTCCAGGACT CCCTCTGAGTGCAGCTGGTACTCCTCTACAGAGAGCTCAACACGGAGCAGCCCAGCG TCCTCTTCAGACGACGACTCCTCCAGCACTGTGTCCCAGGAGCACCCCGGTTGCGGACGGAGGGGCAGCGTG TGCTCGGACTTCTCTGGCATCAGTGAGACGGCAGCCGACTATTTCAGCCGCTCCAACCGCAGGGGCAGCATCGTGTCCGACCTGGACGAGCTCAGCATTGCGGACCTGGATAGC CTGGATGAGAAGAGCGACAAGCAGTTCACGGAGGCCTACAGCCGG CCATCCTCCCGCTGCACCACACCAGCTCTGTCGGCCTCCAGCCTGGCGTCGCTGGGCGGCACCTCGTCACGGAGGGGCAGCGGAGACACGGGCAGCCTGATGGACCCCGATGCCTCGCTCGGTGAACTCAGG GACATCTATGAGCTGAAGGACCAGATAGAGGATGTGGAGGGTCGCTACATGCAGGGGCTCAAAGAGCTCAAG GACTCTCTGACTGAGGTGGAGGAGAAATACAAGAAGGCTATGGTGTCCAATGCTCAGCTGGACAATGAGAAGGCCAACCTCATCTACCAGGTGGACACGCTAAAGGACGTGATTGAGGTGATGGAGGAGCATATGGCTGAGCTGCACcgagaggtggaggagaagtCTAAG gagctggagagacAGAAGCACCTGTGCACCGTGTTACAGCACAAACAGGAGGAGTTGAAGGAGGGCATCCGACAGAGAGATGATCTGATTGAG GAGAACCAGCGCATCCAGCAACAGCTGGACTCCCTCACCAGGGAGCTCTTTGACCTGCAAGAAACCATTAACTGGAAGGACAAAAAGATTGGG GCCCTTGAGAGACAGAAGGAGTACTTTGACTGCATTAGGAATGAGAGGGATGAGCTCAGAGATGAGCTGGCCGACCTCAAGGGGAAGACCAAGTTGCCCGAG AAACACGGCCTAGTGGTCATCCCGGAGGGAACTCCCAACGGGGACGTGGGCCATGAGCTGATGGGCGGAGCCATTACTGTGGTCACACAGGAGGCGGCGCAAGTCCTTGAGGCGGCTGGAGAGGGTCCGCTAG atGTGAGGCTAAGGAAGCTGGccgaggagaaggaggagctccTGACACAG ATCAGAAAGCTGAAgatgcagctggaggaggagcggcaAAAGAGCTCCAAGATGGAGAGTGTGTTCACAGACGCAGAGCGCCTCGAGAACGGCACGGACCTGCACTTGATAGAGCTGCAGA GAGATGCGAATCGCCAGATTAGTGAGTACAAGTTCAAGCTCTCAAAGGCGGAGCAGGAAATGGCCACAATGGAGCAGAAT ATCAGCAGACTTGAGGGACAGGTGTCCAGATACAAGGCGGCTGCGGACAACTCCGAGAAGATCGAGGACGAGCTCAAGGTGGAGAAGAGAAAGCTTCAGCGAGAG CTGCGCACAGCGCTGGACAAGATTGAGGAGATGGAGATGACCAACAGCCACCTGGTGAAGCGCCTGGAGAAGATGAAGGCCAACCGCAACGCCCTGCTCTCGCAGCAGTGA